The sequence GGCTGCGGCGCGACTGGCCCGCGGCCGCGGCCGCGGGCTTCCTCGTGCTGCTGTTGGCGGCCGCGCTCGCGGCGCCGTGGATCGCCCCGTACGGCTACGATCGCCAAAACCTCGATCAGGCGCTGCAGGGACCGAAGCCGCTTCACTGGCTCGGCACGGACCAGTTCGGCCGGGACCTGTTCAGCCGGCTGCTGCACGGCGCGCGTATTTCGCTGACCGTCGGCTTTTCCGCCGTGGCCGCGGAGTCGGTCGTGGGCGTCGCGTGGGGGACGGTGGCGGGCTTCTACGGCGGCCCGGTGGACGCGGCGCTGATGCGGATCGTCGATCTGCTGATCGCGTTTCCGTCGCTGCTGCTCGCGGTCCTGGTCACAGGCATCTTCGGGCCGAGCCTGCTCAACATCGTCCTCGCGCTGACGATGACCGCCTGGCCCGCGATGGCGCGGACGATCCGGAGCGAGGTCGTCTCGCTCCGCGAGCGGGAATATATCGAGGCCGCCCGCGCGATCGGCGCGCGGCCCGGCCGGCTCCTGCTGCGGCACCTCGTGCCGAACGCGGTACACCTGCTCGCGGCGCGCGCGACGCTCGACGTGAGCGCGCTCGTGCTGACCGAG comes from bacterium and encodes:
- a CDS encoding ABC transporter permease encodes the protein LRRDWPAAAAAGFLVLLLAAALAAPWIAPYGYDRQNLDQALQGPKPLHWLGTDQFGRDLFSRLLHGARISLTVGFSAVAAESVVGVAWGTVAGFYGGPVDAALMRIVDLLIAFPSLLLAVLVTGIFGPSLLNIVLALTMTAWPAMARTIRSEVVSLREREYIEAARAIGARPGRLLLRHLVPNAVHLLAARATLDVSALVLTEATLSFIGIGVQPPRPSWGLMINESFQYLQSHPYLVIVPATALSFTVIAFNVLGESLAERLDPRQRRR